Proteins from a single region of Bacillota bacterium:
- a CDS encoding DUF4342 domain-containing protein — protein MVTLEQVEKLREKANITYEEAKAALEKTNGDILEAIINLEKEQRIPAPEGGGYYRSKGPEEELKESRERKSEEETRPDESISFAELARRFVGWCRRVIGRGNRNSFEVRKDGTRIMTVPVTVLVVLLICGFWITFPLIVIGLFLGYRYRFAGPDLGKESVNQALDSVAEAAENIKREVKDSNERTHGEDPDN, from the coding sequence GTGGTTACGTTAGAGCAAGTGGAGAAACTGCGGGAAAAAGCCAATATCACCTATGAGGAAGCTAAGGCAGCGCTGGAGAAAACCAATGGGGACATTTTGGAAGCTATCATCAATCTGGAAAAGGAGCAGCGAATTCCGGCCCCTGAGGGCGGCGGCTACTACCGTTCGAAGGGTCCAGAGGAGGAACTAAAAGAGAGCCGGGAGCGGAAGTCCGAGGAAGAAACTAGGCCGGATGAGAGTATTTCTTTTGCGGAGTTAGCGAGGCGATTTGTTGGTTGGTGTAGGCGGGTAATTGGCCGGGGCAACAGGAATAGTTTCGAGGTTAGGAAAGACGGAACAAGGATAATGACGGTTCCGGTGACGGTGCTGGTAGTCCTGCTGATCTGCGGGTTTTGGATTACTTTTCCCCTGATCGTAATAGGGCTGTTTTTGGGCTACCGGTATAGGTTTGCCGGGCCTGATTTGGGGAAGGAAAGTGTTAACCAGGCCTTGGATTCGGTGGCTGAGGCGGCGGAGAACATAAAAAGGGAAGTAAAGGATAGTAA